A part of Perognathus longimembris pacificus isolate PPM17 chromosome 18, ASM2315922v1, whole genome shotgun sequence genomic DNA contains:
- the Ucn3 gene encoding urocortin-3 translates to MLMPAYLLLFLLLPLDGARTGLSHKVYKARPVFSCLNTALSEIRKNPLEDMPLLSKRAFYPLPSQDPASGEEEEEQERQDKAKRTFLGSGSGGAAANARYKYASQAQHRGKASQDKAKGDRRTKFTLSLDVPTNIMNILFDIAKAKNLRAKAAANAHLMAQIGRKK, encoded by the coding sequence ATGCTGATGCCAGCttacctcctgctcttcctcctgctGCCCCTGGACGGGGCGAGGACAGGCCTCTCCCACAAGGTCTACAAAGCCAGGCCCGTCTTCAGCTGCCTCAACACAGCCTTGTCTGAGATCCGGAAGAATCCGTTGGAGGACATGCCCCTGCTGAGCAAGAGGGCCTTCTACCCCCTGCCCAGTCAAGATCCAGCTtcgggagaggaggaggaggaacaggagaggCAAGACAAGGCCAAGAGGACTTTCCTTGGCTCTGGGAGTGGCGGTGCAGCCGCAAATGCCAGGTACAAATACGCGTCCCAGGCCCAGCACAGAGGGAAGGCGTCCCAGGACAAGGCCAAGGGCGACCGGCGCACCAAGTTCACCCTGTCCCTCGACGTGCCCACTAACATCATGAACATCCTCTTTGACATTGCCAAGGCCAAGAACCTGAGGGCCAAGGCAGCTGCCAACGCCCACCTGATGGCCCAGATTGGAAGGAAGAAGTAG
- the Tubal3 gene encoding tubulin alpha chain-like 3, whose translation MEPLRECLSIHIGQAGVQIGDACWELYCLEHGIQPDGIILETQQDSLENAKVDHRNSSFDSFFHETNTGKHVPRALFMDLEPSVIDGIRVGKYRSLFHPEQLVNGKEDAANNYARGHYSVGSEVIDLVLERIRKLAEQCSGLQGFLIFRSFGGGTGSGFTPLLMEQLSIEYNRKTKLEFSVYPSPRISTAVVEPYNSILTTHSTIEHSDCTFMVDNEAIYDICHQKLGLERPSYTHINRLIGQVISSITTSLRFEGPLNVDLIEFQTNLVPYPRIHFPLTTFAPIISADKAYHEQLSIADITAACFELSNQLVKCHPQLGKYMACCLLYRGDVVPKDVNAAITSLRSRTCVQFVDWCPTGFKVGISEQPPSVMPGGDLARMQRAVCMLSNTTAIAEAWARLDHKFDLMYAKKAFLHWYTTEGMELGEFSEAREDLAALERDYDEVGLSF comes from the exons ATGGAACCTCTG AGAGAGTGCCTTTCCATTCACATCGGTCAAGCTGGTGTCCAGATTGGAGATGCTTGTTGGGAGCTCTATTGCCTGGAGCATGGAATCCAGCCAGATGGTATCATTCTTGAGACTCAGCAGGATTCCTTGGAAAATGCGAAAGTGGACCACAGGAATTCTTCCTTTGATAGCTTCTTCCATGAGACGAACACAGGCAAGCATGTGCCCAGAGCACTCTTCATGGACTTAGAACCAAGTGTTATAG ATGGGATCCGAGTGGGAAAGTACCGCTCACTCTTCCACCCAGAGCAGCTGGTTAACGGAAAGGAGGATGCTGCGAACAACTACGCGCGAGGTCACTACTCCGTGGGCTCAGAGGTCATCGACCTTGTGCTAGAGAGGATCCGAAAGCTG GCAGAACAGTGCAGTGGACTTCAGGGATTTTTGATTTTCCGAAGCTTTGGAGGAGGCACTGGGTCAGGATTTACACCTCTCTTAATGGAGCAGCTTTCGATAGAATACAACCGGAAGACCAAGTTGGAGTTCTCTGTCTACCCATCCCCTAGAATCTCCACCGCGGTGGTAGAGCCTTACAATTCCATCCTCACCACCCATTCCACCATAGAGCACTCAGACTGTACCTTCATGGTGGACAACGAAGCCATCTATGACATCTGCCATCAGAAACTTGGTCTTGAGCGCCCCTCCTACACCCATATCAATAGGCTGATAGGTCAGGTGATATCTTCCATTACCACTTCCCTCCGATTTGAAGGACCTTTGAACGTGGACCTCATTGAATTCCAGACCAACCTAGTCCCTTATCCAAGAATCCATTTCCCTCTCACAACCTTTGCCCCCATCATCTCGGCTGACAAAGCCTACCACGAGCAACTCTCCATCGCGGACATCACGGCTGCTTGCTTCGAGCTCTCCAACCAGCTGGTGAAATGCCATCCTCAGCTCGGGAAGTACATGGCCTGCTGCCTGCTCTACAGGGGAGACGTGGTACCCAAGGACGTCAACGCCGCCATTACATCCCTGAGGTCAAGGACCTGTGTTCAGTTTGTGGATTGGTGCCCAACTGGTTTCAAGGTGGGCATCAGTGAGCAGCCGCCTTCCGTGATGCCAGGAGGGGATCTGGCGCGGATGCAGAGGGCGGTCTGCATGCTGAGCAACACGACGGCCATTGCGGAGGCCTGGGCCCGGCTGGACCACAAGTTTGACCTCATGTATGCCAAGAAGGCATTTCTGCATTGGTACACCACCGAAGGCATGGAACTCGGGGAGTTCTCCGAGGCCAGGGAAGATCTGGCGGCTCTGGAAAGGGATTACGACGAAGTAGGGTTAAGTTTCTGA